Proteins found in one Fulvitalea axinellae genomic segment:
- a CDS encoding alpha-L-fucosidase: MLRKRIFPLILLGALGACSPQKSEQGNNAVSISKHDSEKDIIRKAAQVTPSERQLRWQEYEFTGFLHFGINTFTDREWGHGDEDPKLFNPTELDARQWARTAKQAGMKLLLLTAKHHDGFCLWPSKYTDHSVASSPYKGGKGDIVKEVAEACKAEGLDFGVYLSPWDMHEQSYGTDAYNEHFKKQLRELLTNYGDIAEVWFDGACGEGPNGKRQVYDWEGYYSVIRELQPEAVIAVMGPDVRWVGTESGYGRDTEWSVLPSAAHDKLQIAEASQQNDGDAPVFNATDQDLGSRAKLLKAGGLVWYPSEVDVSIRPGWFYHKSQDSQVKTPEKMLDIYYSSVGKNSLLLLNLPPDKRGLIHENDVATLLETRRILEGTFKNNLLSGAEISADNATADNPAKTVLDSDKLSYWTTDGEATTGTLNFVLPKPKTFDRALLQEAIREGQRVESFVIEAKVEGDWKTLFEGTTIGYKRLLRFEKTTAQEVRLRITGARLNPAISEFGLYKSPAKAVIEPAGATFKTSVKVNLSSDPGTVVRYTTNGSEPTKESPLYENPVEIKETSVLKAASFDASGFRGTVSEASFAKAPFAVTLKYPHHEKYSAGGPSGLIDGLRGSLNHGDGKWQSYEGTDMDAVIDFGKKKSATSLSTSYIQNQKAWIFAPKSVRYLYSNDGKNFKELAVAKSDIDPMKEGSFIKEFAVKFPKKTFRYLKVVAESLKTCPENHHGAGRNCHMMVDEVVMK; the protein is encoded by the coding sequence ATGCTACGAAAACGAATTTTTCCATTGATTTTATTGGGTGCGTTGGGTGCCTGTTCTCCTCAAAAATCGGAACAGGGAAACAATGCGGTCAGCATTTCGAAACACGATTCAGAGAAAGACATTATCCGGAAGGCCGCGCAAGTCACACCTTCGGAGAGGCAACTGCGCTGGCAAGAATATGAATTCACCGGATTTCTTCATTTCGGAATAAACACTTTTACGGACCGCGAATGGGGCCATGGCGACGAGGATCCGAAACTTTTCAACCCAACGGAACTCGACGCCCGCCAATGGGCCCGTACGGCCAAGCAGGCGGGTATGAAACTCCTCTTGCTCACGGCCAAACACCACGACGGATTCTGCTTATGGCCAAGCAAATACACCGACCACAGCGTGGCCAGCAGTCCGTATAAAGGCGGAAAAGGCGATATCGTAAAAGAAGTGGCCGAGGCCTGCAAAGCCGAAGGCCTTGACTTCGGCGTGTATCTTTCGCCTTGGGACATGCACGAGCAAAGCTACGGCACGGACGCCTATAACGAGCATTTCAAAAAACAACTCCGGGAATTGCTTACCAATTACGGAGACATAGCCGAGGTGTGGTTTGACGGCGCCTGCGGCGAAGGCCCTAACGGCAAGAGACAGGTTTATGACTGGGAAGGCTATTATTCCGTAATCCGTGAACTGCAACCCGAAGCCGTTATCGCCGTAATGGGGCCGGATGTCCGCTGGGTAGGTACGGAAAGCGGCTATGGACGCGATACCGAATGGAGCGTACTCCCAAGCGCCGCGCACGACAAACTGCAAATTGCGGAAGCTTCGCAACAAAACGACGGCGACGCGCCGGTTTTCAATGCCACGGACCAGGATTTGGGCAGCAGAGCCAAATTGCTCAAAGCGGGCGGACTCGTTTGGTATCCTTCCGAAGTGGACGTTTCCATCCGCCCGGGTTGGTTTTACCACAAAAGCCAAGACAGCCAAGTCAAAACGCCGGAGAAAATGCTGGATATCTATTACAGCTCTGTCGGCAAGAACTCTTTGTTGCTCCTGAACCTTCCGCCGGACAAACGCGGTTTGATTCATGAAAATGATGTCGCCACTTTGCTCGAAACACGCAGAATTCTGGAAGGAACATTCAAGAACAACCTATTGTCGGGAGCCGAAATCAGCGCCGATAACGCGACAGCCGACAATCCGGCCAAAACCGTTTTGGACAGCGACAAGCTAAGCTACTGGACCACCGACGGGGAAGCCACCACAGGAACGCTCAATTTCGTTTTGCCAAAACCAAAAACCTTCGACCGAGCCCTTTTGCAAGAAGCGATCAGGGAAGGGCAACGCGTGGAATCTTTCGTAATCGAGGCCAAAGTGGAAGGCGACTGGAAAACGCTTTTCGAAGGAACCACAATCGGCTACAAACGCCTTTTGCGCTTTGAGAAAACCACCGCTCAGGAAGTGCGGCTCCGCATTACGGGCGCTCGCCTCAATCCGGCCATTTCTGAATTCGGTCTTTACAAATCGCCGGCCAAAGCGGTTATCGAGCCCGCCGGGGCCACTTTCAAAACGTCGGTGAAAGTGAACCTTTCCAGCGATCCGGGCACTGTTGTCCGCTACACAACCAATGGAAGCGAGCCGACTAAGGAATCTCCTTTGTACGAAAACCCAGTGGAGATCAAAGAAACAAGCGTACTCAAAGCCGCCTCTTTCGACGCTTCAGGATTTAGAGGAACAGTATCGGAAGCCTCGTTCGCCAAAGCGCCGTTCGCCGTTACGCTAAAATATCCGCACCACGAAAAGTACTCCGCCGGCGGACCCAGCGGGCTGATCGACGGACTGAGGGGAAGCCTAAACCACGGCGACGGAAAGTGGCAAAGCTACGAGGGCACTGACATGGACGCCGTAATTGATTTCGGCAAGAAAAAATCGGCGACTTCGCTTTCCACTTCTTATATCCAAAACCAAAAGGCGTGGATCTTCGCTCCAAAGTCTGTCCGTTACCTGTATTCCAACGACGGTAAAAACTTCAAGGAATTGGCCGTGGCCAAAAGCGATATCGATCCGATGAAAGAAGGATCGTTTATAAAGGAATTCGCTGTCAAATTTCCGAAGAAGACATTCCGGTATCTGAAAGTTGTGGCCGAGAGCCTAAAAACATGCCCGGAAAACCACCACGGAGCCGGACGCAATTGCCATATGATGGTAGACGAAGTTGTGATGAAATAA